One region of Carassius carassius chromosome 41, fCarCar2.1, whole genome shotgun sequence genomic DNA includes:
- the hsph1 gene encoding heat shock protein 105 kDa, which yields MAVVGFDVGYQNCCIAVVKSGGIETASNEFTDRCTPAVVSFNSKNRTIGIAAKNQMIINTASTVSHFKRLNGRLFQDHSVQAEKASLPYELVPLNDGKVGVKVMYLDQEHHFSIEQVTAMLLTKLKDIAEANLQKKVVECVISIPSFFTDSERKSVLDAAKISGLNCLKLMNESTAVALNYGIYKEGLPGCDENPKIVAFVDMGHSALQVSVCAFNKGKLKVLSTAFDPYLGGKHFDQRLVEYFCAEFKSKYKMDVKSKARAMLRLTQECEKLKKLMSSNSTDILLNIECFMDDKDVCGKMNRAKFEELCADLIERVIVPLMTAVEQAQVRLQDISAVEIVGGATRIPAVKAQISKFFKKDVSTTLNADEAVARGCALQCAMLSPAFRVRDFSITDAIPFPVSLSWTSEADEGISCYEIFGRNHPCPSAKMITFYRSKPFVLEAFYSDLTSLPFPEAKIAEYKVQNIQPQENGEKAKLKVKVQVNASGIFSVRSSTMVLRVSANESESTEINEIYSHDGSDDINIEDKIQEANIQLSVDKENLPKAQCPPMEKEQNQTDANMNGEVNNHPPDAKKAKMKVKHVVLPIEETFIQQLPKDRLSNYMEQESKMIQQDCQEKERNNAKNAVEENVYYYKHKLEGPYQTFINAQDHQAFSELLNGTENWLYEEGADQDKQTYINKLEEIHKLGKPVQNRYQESIRRPKMFEELSSKIQSYMTIMEEYKNGSVSYCHIDAMDMDKVRVCVEDTKVWMTNTKNLQDKRTSDQEPAIHSTQIKEKLQVLNHICEEIISKPKPRVDSPMDDNIQPEQPHNKKSPEDVTMEYTDFVQNEAKNSHINI from the exons ATGGCCGTCGTGGGCTTTGATGTGGGATATCAGAATTGCTGTATTGCTGTGGTCAAAAGCGGAGGCATTGAGACCGCGTCCAATGAATTTACGGACAGATGCACGCC AGCTGTTGTATCATTTAATTCAAAGAACAGGACCATTGGTATTGCTGCAAAAAACCAG ATGATAATCAATACTGCCAGCACAGTCTCTCATTTTAAGAGACTAAATGGCAGATTGTTTCAGGATCATTCTGTGCAAGCAGAGAAGGCTAGTTTACCATATGAGCTGGTACCACTAAACGATGGGAAGGTTGGAGTCAAG GTCATGTACCTCGACCAGGAGCACCATTTCAGCATCGAGCAAGTCACAGCAATGTTGTTGACCAAACTGAAAGACATTGCAGAAGCTAATCTGCAGAAGAAAGTGGTGGAGTGTGTCATCTCT ATCCCCTCATTCTTCACTGATTCAGAAAGGAAGTCTGTGCTGGATGCTGCCAAGATTTCCGGCTTGAACTGCCTGAAGCTAATGAATGAGAGCACTGCAG TGGCGTTAAACTATGGCATATACAAGGAAGGTCTCCCAGGCTGTGATGAGAATCCAAAGATTGTGGCATTTGTGGACATGGGCCACTCTGCTCTCCAGGTCTCTGTTTGTGCTTTCAACAAAGGTAAACTTAAG GTGCTGTCAACCGCCTTTGATCCTTATTTGGGAGGGAAACACTTTGATCAGAGGCTGGTGGAATACTTCTGTGCTGAGTTTAAGTCCAAGTATAAGATGGATGTAAAGTCCAAGGCTCGAGCCATGTTGCGACTGACACAAGAGTGTGAGAAACTCAAGAAACTGATGAGCAGCAACTCCACAGACATTCTCCTCAACATTGAGTGTTTTATGGACGATAAAGATGTATGTGGGAAAATGAACAG GGCCAAATTTGAGGAGCTGTGTGCTGACCTGATTGAGAGAGTGATAGTTCCTCTGATGACGGCTGTAGAACAGGCTCAAGTGCGACTTCAGGACATCAGTGCTGTGGAGATTGTAGGGGGAGCCACACGTATCCCTGCTGTAAAGGCCCAGATCAGTAAGTTCTTCAAGAAGGATGTGAGCACTACATTAAATGCCGATGAAGCAGTGGCCAGAGGCTGTGCATTACAG TGTGCCATGCTCTCTCCTGCATTCAGAGTGCGAGACTTCTCCATCACCGATGCTATCCCTTTCCCTGTTTCTCTTTCCTGGACCAGTGAAGCAGATGAAGGCATATC CTGTTATGAGATATTTGGCAGAAATCATCCCTGTCCATCGGCCAAAATGATCACGTTTTACAGGAGCAAGCCTTTTGTTCTGGAAGCGTTTTATTCGGATCTGACATCTCTGCCCTTTCCTGAGGCGAAGATTG CTGAATATAAAGTGCAGAACATTCAACCTCAGGAGAATGGAGAAAAAGCAAAGTTGAAAGTAAAAGTTCAAGTAAACGCAAGTGGTATATTCAGCGTGAGATCATCTACTATGGTTCTGAGGGTCAGCGCAAACGAATCTGAATCCACAGAAATAAATGAGATTTACAGTCATGATGGCTCTGATGATATTAACATAGAG GACAAGATACAGGAGGCAAATATTCAGCTCTCGGTAGACAAAGAAAACCTGCCAAAAGCACAGTGTCCCCCCATGGAAAAAGAGCAGAATCAAACAGATGCAAAT ATGAATGGAGAAGTTAACAATCACCCCCCTGATGCTAAAAAAGCCAAGATGAAGGTCAAGCATGTTGTTCTGCCCATTGAGGAGACGTTTATCCAGCAGTTACCAAAGGATCGCCTCAGCAATTACATGGAGCAGGAG AGCAAAATGATACAGCAAGACTGCCAGGAGAAAGAACGTAACAACGCTAAAAATGCAGTTGAGGAGAATGTTTATTACTACAAACACAAGCTGGAGGGCCCCTATCAGACATTTATAAATGCTCAA GACCATCAGGCGTTCTCCGAGCTTTTAAATGGCACGGAGAACTGGCTGTACGAAGAGGGAGCAGACCAAGATAAGCAGACGTATATTAACAAGCTGGAAGAAATACAT AAACTGGGTAAGCCTGTGCAAAACCGATACCAGGAGTCTATACGGAGACCTAAAATGTTTGAGGAGCTGTCATCCAAAATACAAAGCTACATGACTATTATGGAAGAGTATAAGAATGGA AGTGTAAGTTACTGTCATATTGACGCCATGGACATGGACAAGGTCAGAGTGTGTGTTGAAGATACAAAAGTGTGGATGACAAACACAAAGAATTTGCAGGATAAACGCACATCTGATCAGGAACCTGCCATACACAGCACTCAGATCAAGGAGAAATTACAG GTACTCAACCACATTTGTGAGGAGATAATTTCCAAACCCAAGCCCAGAGTTGACTCTCCCATGGATGACAACATTCAACCAGAGCAGCCACACAACAAAAAAAGCCCAGAAGATGTGACAATGGAATACAcagattttgttcaaaatgaagcCAAAAACAGccatataaatatttag